Proteins encoded within one genomic window of Humulus lupulus chromosome 1, drHumLupu1.1, whole genome shotgun sequence:
- the LOC133826415 gene encoding plastidic glucose transporter 4-like, translating into MHLQVAGDRGADGSGGGGVVVWSSTIVSIGVALFLFQQLAGINAVVYYSTSVFRSAGIASDVAASALVGAANVFGTAVASSLMDRQGRKSLLITSFGGMAASMMLLSLSFTWKVLAPYSGPFAVLGTVLYVLSFSLGAGPVPALLLPEIFASRIRAKAVALSLGMHWNKDLSFAGFTKQMILEMCILSGCDYLQSLPGMGLKRAHALIKRSTTYDQVIKHLRYSISSVPPLYEESFKKALLTFQHQRVYDTITEKIVHLSDISGNIEDDRDFLGPYPF; encoded by the exons TTGTTAGCATTGGTGTAGCACTTTTCTTGTTTCAACAGTTGGCTGGGATCAATGCTGTTGTATACTATTCAACTTCTGTATTCCGTAGTGCGGGGATTGCCTCTGATGTTGCAGCAAGTGCTCTTGTTGGAGCCGCAAATGTCTTTG GCACAGCTGTTGCATCATCCTTGATGGATAGACAAGGAAGAAAGAGTCTTCTAATCACAAGCTTTGGTGGAATG GCTGCCTCTATGATGCTGCTTTCTCTGTCCTTTACTTGGAAGGTTCTGGCACCATATTCTGGCCCCTTTGCTGTTCTTGGGACTGTTCT CTATGTCTTGTCGTTTTCACTTGGTGCTGGTCCTGTGCCTGCTCTTCTTCTACCAGAGATATTTGCTTCAAGAATCAGAGCAAAAGCAGTTGCTTTGTCATTAGGAATGCATTGG AACAAGGATTTGAGTTTTGCTGGATTTACAAAGCAAATGATTCTTGAAATGTGCATTTTGAGTGGCTGTGACTATCTGCAGTCATTACCAGGAATGGGACTGAAAAGGGCTCATGCACTTATAAAACGATCTACAACTTACGACCAG GTGATAAAGCACCTAAGATACAGCATTTCTTCGGTTCCACCTCTTTATGAAGAATCATTCAAGAAAGCACTACTGACCTTTCAGCATCAACGTGTTTACGATACAATTACTGAAAAAATTGTTCATTTGTCTGACATTTCTGGGAATATTGAGGATGATAGGGATTTCTTAGGGCCATATCCTTTTTAA